In Mycobacterium sp. Aquia_216, a genomic segment contains:
- a CDS encoding LCP family protein, whose protein sequence is MARSGGAHRRHRAVRPPSPLRRGVTRAFMTLVSTAAVLMTGAGYYVAHGALGGITVSQALSPDDPRSSGDNMNILLIGLDSRKDQEGNDLPNSILKQLHAGDSDDGGYNTNTLILVHVGADNKVVAFSIPRDDWVPFTGVPGYNHIKIKEAYGLTKQYVAQKLVNQGVSSQKELETKGREAARAATLRAVRSLTGVPIDYFAEVNLAGFYDLAQSLGGVNVCLNHAVYDSYSGADFPAGPQRLDASEALAFVRQRHGLDNGDLDRTHRQQAFISSVMRELQDSGTFTNLDKMKSLMAVARKDVVLSAGWNEDMFRRMGEIAGSATANQVEFRTLPVVRYDNINGQDVNIIDPAAIKAEVASAIGVDSSTSSSPTTAAKPNPSTAVDVVNAGSMSGLASQVSRALKKYGYTSVQARDRDSGDPSTSTIQYGVGAETDARNIAGLLGMDTPNQPDSSMQPGHIRVTVDNNYAMPTLDESIDDSSSSSSSTTTSSKSSSYPGSGYGTSTDPTPDQGKPIDGGGVPCVN, encoded by the coding sequence ATGGCACGCTCCGGCGGCGCGCATCGCCGTCATCGAGCGGTTCGCCCACCGTCGCCGCTCCGCCGAGGGGTGACGCGGGCGTTCATGACCCTGGTGTCCACGGCCGCGGTGCTGATGACCGGGGCGGGCTACTACGTGGCGCACGGCGCGCTGGGCGGCATCACCGTCTCGCAAGCCCTGAGCCCCGATGATCCGCGATCCAGTGGCGACAACATGAACATCCTGCTGATCGGCCTGGACTCACGAAAAGACCAGGAGGGCAACGACCTTCCCAATTCGATTCTGAAGCAGCTGCACGCGGGCGACTCCGATGACGGCGGGTACAACACCAACACGCTGATACTCGTGCACGTCGGGGCGGACAACAAAGTGGTCGCCTTCTCAATCCCCCGCGACGACTGGGTGCCGTTCACCGGCGTGCCGGGATACAACCACATCAAGATCAAGGAGGCGTACGGGCTGACCAAGCAATACGTCGCCCAAAAGCTCGTCAACCAGGGCGTGAGCAGCCAAAAAGAACTCGAGACAAAAGGCCGCGAAGCCGCCCGGGCCGCGACCTTGCGCGCGGTGCGCAGCCTGACCGGGGTACCGATCGACTACTTCGCCGAGGTCAATCTGGCCGGCTTTTACGATCTCGCGCAGAGCCTGGGCGGGGTCAACGTGTGCCTCAATCACGCCGTCTACGACTCCTATTCCGGCGCCGATTTCCCCGCCGGGCCGCAGCGCCTGGACGCCTCGGAGGCGCTGGCCTTCGTCCGGCAACGTCACGGCCTCGACAACGGCGACCTGGACCGCACCCATCGCCAACAAGCCTTCATTTCGTCGGTCATGCGGGAGCTACAGGATTCGGGCACCTTCACCAATCTGGACAAGATGAAGAGCCTGATGGCGGTGGCTCGCAAAGACGTCGTGCTGTCGGCCGGCTGGAACGAGGACATGTTCCGCCGAATGGGTGAGATCGCCGGCAGCGCGACGGCAAATCAGGTCGAATTCCGGACGCTGCCGGTGGTCCGCTACGACAACATCAACGGCCAAGACGTCAACATCATCGACCCGGCCGCGATCAAGGCCGAGGTGGCGTCGGCGATCGGCGTCGACTCCTCGACAAGCTCGTCGCCGACGACGGCCGCCAAACCGAATCCGTCCACTGCCGTCGACGTGGTCAACGCCGGCAGCATGAGCGGCCTTGCCAGCCAGGTGTCTCGCGCGCTGAAAAAGTATGGCTACACCTCGGTTCAGGCGCGTGACCGCGACTCCGGCGACCCGAGCACCAGCACCATCCAGTACGGCGTGGGCGCCGAAACCGACGCCCGCAACATCGCTGGCCTGCTCGGCATGGACACGCCAAACCAGCCTGATTCCAGCATGCAGCCCGGACACATCCGCGTGACCGTCGATAACAACTACGCGATGCCGACGCTGGACGAATCCATCGACGATTCCTCCTCGTCGTCGTCCAGCACGACGACGTCGAGCAAGAGCAGCAGTTATCCGGGTTCCGGCTACGGCACCAGCACCGACCCGACACCCGATCAGGGCAAGCCGATCGACGGCGGCGGGGTGCCGTGCGTTAACTAG
- a CDS encoding enoyl-CoA hydratase: MTVSEQADAAAGNASANELVAYETLDEGRIARIWLNRPDAHNAQSRGLLVALDEAFGRAEADDTVRVVILAARGKNFSAGHDLGSEQALAERAPGPGQHPSFRSRGATLEPIMEKLYHQEWHYFFENTCRWRDLRKITIAQVQGNAISAGLMLIWACDLIVAADNAKFSDVVAVRLGMPGVEYYAHPWEFGPRKAKELLLTGDSVDADEAYRLGMVSKVFPLDELEQKTLEFARRIAERPTMASLLIKDSVNAASDAMGYTEALRHAFHVHLLGHAHWAAFNENRWPVGQPPHVEDWRNAKPTKVARRDTP, from the coding sequence ATGACAGTGTCCGAGCAAGCCGACGCTGCGGCGGGCAACGCCAGCGCCAACGAGCTGGTGGCCTATGAAACCCTCGATGAGGGCCGCATCGCGCGGATTTGGCTTAACCGCCCCGACGCCCACAACGCGCAGAGTCGCGGGCTGCTGGTTGCGCTCGACGAAGCATTCGGTCGTGCCGAGGCCGACGACACCGTTCGCGTGGTGATCCTGGCGGCGCGCGGCAAGAACTTCTCCGCCGGCCACGACCTGGGCTCCGAGCAGGCCCTGGCGGAGCGTGCACCCGGACCGGGGCAGCATCCGAGTTTCCGCTCGCGGGGCGCGACGCTCGAGCCGATCATGGAGAAGCTGTATCACCAGGAGTGGCACTACTTCTTCGAAAACACTTGTCGCTGGCGTGATCTGCGCAAGATCACGATCGCCCAGGTGCAGGGTAACGCGATCTCGGCCGGCCTGATGTTGATCTGGGCCTGCGATCTGATCGTCGCGGCCGACAACGCGAAGTTCAGCGACGTGGTCGCGGTCCGGCTGGGGATGCCGGGTGTCGAATACTACGCTCACCCTTGGGAATTCGGGCCACGCAAGGCCAAAGAGCTTTTGTTGACCGGTGATTCGGTGGACGCTGACGAGGCGTACCGGCTGGGCATGGTGTCCAAGGTTTTCCCGCTCGACGAATTAGAGCAAAAGACACTGGAATTCGCGCGGCGCATCGCCGAGCGACCGACCATGGCGTCGCTGCTGATCAAGGATTCGGTCAACGCCGCCTCCGACGCGATGGGTTACACCGAGGCGCTTCGGCACGCGTTCCACGTTCATCTGTTGGGGCATGCGCACTGGGCGGCGTTCAACGAGAACAGGTGGCCGGTCGGCCAGCCGCCGCATGTCGAGGACTGGCGCAACGCGAAGCCGACCAAGGTGGCTCGCCGCGATACGCCGTAG
- a CDS encoding diflavin oxidoreductase → MTSQPEFSLVVGYGSDMGNAEDAAMSFAEAAEEALGVSAAAIELNQVEPSDLQSATHFVVVCSTWGEGEFPDNASLFWEAISADGAERLEHLRFAVLALGDTGYEQFCNAGRLLDERLEALGGIRLAERVDVDGVYAQAAEAWTNDLVKLLSADHTDPAPAVVVSVPEPRPSDNAEQSRRDRSHALFEARIAVNRLLTTTASDKEVRHYEVELFGSGITYNTGDSIAVHASNDPILVDALLGELGVGADYAVTGYDERLGALLADRLEIRTPSRALQTLVASRTKDAAAASALGADVVAAPGSWLYGKDVLDLIRLGDLTVDEVVDTLRPLQSRDYSIASSPLVHPDHVHLTVATVRYTVGDRRHGGVASTFLADRGETVRVQLRPNHSFRLPAADAPIIMIGPGTGIAPFRGFLQERQAAGASGRSWLFFGDRRRGCDFLYGDELDAFVRSGTLTRLDCAFSRDGAAGDSKQYVQHRMWENSAEIFSWLQDGAYVYVCGDAERMAKDVDVALRGIVARCGGMDDAAAHAYVNELMKNHRYLRDVY, encoded by the coding sequence ATGACTTCTCAGCCGGAATTCTCGCTGGTTGTCGGGTACGGCAGTGACATGGGCAATGCCGAAGACGCCGCCATGTCATTCGCCGAGGCGGCCGAGGAAGCCCTCGGTGTCAGTGCTGCCGCGATCGAACTCAACCAGGTCGAACCGTCCGACCTGCAATCGGCGACTCACTTCGTTGTCGTGTGTTCGACGTGGGGTGAGGGCGAGTTTCCGGACAACGCCTCCTTGTTCTGGGAGGCGATCAGCGCAGACGGTGCCGAACGGCTCGAACATCTGAGGTTCGCGGTGCTTGCCCTCGGCGACACTGGCTACGAACAGTTCTGCAATGCCGGGCGGCTCCTGGACGAGCGCCTGGAAGCCCTCGGCGGCATCCGGCTGGCCGAGCGAGTCGACGTCGACGGCGTCTATGCGCAAGCGGCCGAGGCGTGGACAAACGATCTCGTCAAGCTGCTGTCCGCCGACCACACCGATCCCGCCCCCGCAGTCGTCGTCAGCGTGCCGGAACCGCGCCCATCCGACAACGCCGAGCAGTCCCGCCGGGATCGCAGCCATGCGCTTTTCGAGGCACGCATAGCGGTCAACCGACTGCTCACCACGACGGCCTCCGACAAGGAGGTCCGTCACTACGAGGTGGAGCTTTTTGGCTCCGGGATCACTTACAACACAGGCGATTCCATCGCGGTGCATGCCAGCAACGATCCGATCCTCGTCGACGCGCTCCTGGGCGAGCTCGGCGTGGGCGCCGACTACGCGGTGACCGGCTATGACGAGCGACTCGGTGCGTTGCTCGCCGATCGCCTCGAGATCCGGACGCCGTCGCGGGCACTGCAAACCTTGGTCGCCTCTCGTACGAAGGACGCGGCGGCGGCGAGCGCGCTGGGCGCCGATGTCGTTGCCGCCCCGGGCTCGTGGTTGTACGGCAAAGATGTGCTCGATCTGATCAGGCTGGGCGACCTGACTGTCGATGAAGTCGTCGACACCCTGCGTCCCCTGCAGTCTCGTGACTATTCGATCGCGTCGAGCCCGCTGGTGCACCCCGACCATGTGCACCTGACGGTGGCGACAGTGCGCTACACGGTCGGCGATCGCCGGCATGGCGGCGTGGCCTCGACATTCCTCGCGGACCGCGGTGAGACGGTGCGAGTACAGCTGCGGCCCAACCATTCCTTCCGGCTGCCGGCGGCGGACGCGCCGATCATCATGATCGGCCCGGGGACCGGCATCGCGCCGTTCCGGGGCTTCCTGCAGGAACGGCAGGCGGCCGGCGCGTCTGGTCGCTCGTGGCTGTTCTTCGGGGACCGACGGCGCGGCTGCGATTTCCTCTACGGCGACGAACTCGACGCCTTCGTCCGATCCGGTACGCTCACCCGACTCGACTGCGCGTTCTCCCGAGACGGGGCGGCGGGCGACTCGAAACAGTACGTGCAGCACCGCATGTGGGAGAACTCGGCGGAGATCTTCAGCTGGCTGCAGGACGGCGCATACGTGTACGTGTGCGGCGACGCCGAGCGAATGGCCAAGGATGTCGACGTGGCACTGCGTGGCATCGTGGCCCGCTGTGGCGGGATGGACGACGCCGCCGCACACGCATATGTCAACGAGCTCATGAAGAACCACCGCTATCTGCGCGATGTCTACTGA
- a CDS encoding MAP_0585 family protein produces MSSKKRVSAMALAAGLSISALNPGFASAFPLDPPPPCPGGNCHSGPGGPGGGPHSPQAPETTAAPATTAPPATTAAPRTTPAPQTTAQPSPQTTAPSAPTTTAPASQTTTPPATRTTTPAEQTTTPPSAGTTTPAEQTTTPPSAKTTTPAGSQTTSPSGQRPTRTVVAPSTQPPHQPYAPRGTYLTATADIGGPTDADVGFSIVGHGAPPPPPPRGWGWNDGPPPGHPPPHWQGPPPPGGWNGPPPPGGWNRPWAGPPRDVAYARADFGPFAYNTFTVVPVFNWQFGGWGYWFFGVWVPLY; encoded by the coding sequence ATGTCGTCTAAGAAGCGTGTCAGCGCGATGGCGCTCGCGGCGGGGCTCAGCATCTCCGCGTTGAACCCGGGATTCGCGAGCGCCTTCCCGCTCGACCCACCGCCGCCCTGCCCGGGCGGCAACTGCCACAGCGGCCCCGGCGGGCCTGGCGGCGGACCGCACAGCCCGCAGGCGCCGGAGACCACTGCCGCGCCGGCCACCACGGCTCCCCCCGCAACCACTGCCGCGCCGCGGACGACGCCCGCGCCGCAGACCACCGCGCAGCCGAGCCCGCAGACCACCGCGCCGAGCGCGCCGACGACCACCGCGCCGGCCAGCCAAACCACGACCCCGCCGGCCACGCGTACGACGACGCCGGCCGAACAAACCACGACGCCGCCGAGCGCAGGCACCACAACGCCGGCCGAACAAACCACCACGCCGCCGAGCGCAAAAACCACGACGCCGGCGGGCAGCCAAACTACGTCGCCGTCCGGACAGCGGCCCACCCGGACCGTGGTGGCACCGAGCACCCAACCGCCGCACCAGCCCTACGCACCGCGCGGCACCTACCTGACGGCGACCGCCGACATCGGCGGTCCCACGGATGCGGATGTCGGCTTCAGCATCGTCGGCCACGGCGCACCGCCGCCGCCGCCGCCGCGGGGCTGGGGCTGGAACGACGGGCCGCCCCCGGGGCACCCGCCGCCACACTGGCAGGGCCCGCCGCCTCCGGGTGGCTGGAACGGGCCGCCGCCTCCGGGCGGCTGGAACCGCCCATGGGCCGGGCCCCCGCGTGACGTGGCATATGCCCGCGCCGACTTCGGACCGTTCGCCTACAACACCTTCACTGTCGTTCCGGTCTTCAACTGGCAGTTCGGCGGTTGGGGTTATTGGTTCTTCGGTGTGTGGGTCCCGCTGTACTGA
- a CDS encoding alpha/beta fold hydrolase produces the protein MTTAPEQFSTSGRGGVRIVADRQGDPLSRAVVFLHGGGQTRRSWGRAAAAVAGRGWQAVTIDLRGHGESDWSSEGDYRVVSFASDVLEVLRGLPEKPVLVGASLGGFTSMLLAGELSPGIASAVVLVDIVPNMEQSGADRIHNFMSDRVESGFASLEEVADAIAEYNPHRPRPTDLEGLTTNLRRRGDRWYWHWDPQFISGTAAFPPFEVTDADRMHTAVEAILRSGVPMLLIRGQMSDLVSQQRAEEFLARFPQVEFADVRGAGHMVAGDRNDVFAGAVLDFLSRHVDAG, from the coding sequence ATGACGACGGCTCCTGAACAGTTCTCCACGTCAGGGAGGGGCGGCGTTCGCATTGTCGCCGACCGCCAGGGCGATCCACTTTCGCGGGCCGTGGTGTTCTTGCACGGCGGCGGGCAGACCCGACGTTCGTGGGGGCGGGCGGCTGCCGCGGTCGCCGGACGCGGCTGGCAAGCGGTCACGATCGATTTGCGGGGCCACGGCGAATCCGACTGGTCCAGCGAAGGCGACTATCGCGTGGTCAGCTTTGCCAGCGATGTCCTGGAGGTGCTGCGCGGCCTGCCGGAGAAACCGGTGCTGGTGGGCGCCTCTCTGGGTGGATTCACCTCGATGCTCCTGGCGGGCGAGCTTTCGCCCGGCATCGCCAGTGCCGTCGTTCTCGTCGACATCGTGCCCAACATGGAGCAATCGGGCGCGGATCGAATTCACAACTTCATGTCGGACCGGGTGGAGTCGGGGTTCGCCTCACTCGAAGAGGTCGCCGACGCGATCGCCGAATACAATCCCCACCGGCCCCGGCCAACCGATCTGGAAGGCCTGACCACCAACCTGCGCCGTCGCGGGGATCGTTGGTACTGGCATTGGGATCCCCAATTCATCAGCGGCACTGCGGCTTTCCCGCCATTCGAAGTCACCGACGCCGATCGCATGCACACTGCCGTCGAGGCGATCCTGCGCAGCGGTGTGCCCATGCTGCTGATTCGGGGCCAAATGAGCGACCTGGTCAGCCAGCAGCGTGCCGAGGAATTTCTTGCGCGCTTTCCGCAGGTCGAGTTCGCCGACGTCCGCGGCGCGGGCCACATGGTCGCCGGCGACCGCAACGACGTCTTCGCGGGAGCAGTTCTGGATTTCCTCTCCCGCCATGTCGACGCGGGATAG
- a CDS encoding S1 family peptidase produces the protein MRAGSILARQEESGVVIARLRGLGLFVAMTMAATVFANTAAAEAPPVPGVQVEDESSRCTAGFVAQGDDGSYYMLTSGHCDAHDGSVWTYGEGTPLGPITVSEKEGDKRDAAIIRLNPAVGVPSGGIGGMPVRDVLGSSQIKLGTPFCKLGAVTGETCGTITEIDGDVVEASVFSLGGDSGSPGYVKNGDGTVSAVGILMSSPDGDDNNTYFTLVQPLLGKWGIRLLP, from the coding sequence ATGCGGGCTGGTAGCATCCTCGCCCGACAAGAGGAGAGCGGCGTGGTGATAGCGCGGTTGCGGGGGTTGGGGCTGTTCGTTGCCATGACGATGGCAGCGACCGTGTTCGCGAATACGGCTGCGGCAGAGGCGCCGCCCGTGCCGGGCGTGCAGGTCGAAGATGAAAGCAGCAGGTGCACAGCGGGTTTCGTGGCCCAGGGTGACGATGGCAGCTACTACATGCTGACCAGTGGACATTGCGACGCGCACGACGGTTCGGTATGGACCTACGGCGAGGGCACCCCGCTGGGCCCGATCACCGTCAGCGAGAAAGAAGGCGACAAGCGCGACGCCGCCATCATCCGCCTCAACCCCGCCGTCGGTGTGCCGTCCGGTGGCATTGGCGGCATGCCGGTGCGAGATGTGTTGGGCAGCAGCCAAATCAAGCTGGGTACCCCGTTCTGCAAGCTGGGGGCGGTCACGGGGGAGACGTGCGGCACGATCACCGAGATAGACGGCGATGTGGTCGAAGCCAGCGTGTTCAGTCTGGGCGGCGACAGCGGTAGTCCCGGCTACGTGAAGAACGGCGACGGGACCGTGAGTGCCGTCGGCATCTTGATGTCCTCGCCCGACGGTGACGACAACAACACCTACTTCACGCTCGTGCAGCCGTTGTTGGGCAAGTGGGGAATCCGCCTTCTGCCCTGA
- a CDS encoding lipoprotein LpqH, which produces MKRGIVIGAAGVAMVVASCVGCSSNKSNTGASGTATAPAGPQVIVDGQKQNVTGQVTCTPAGDNINIGIGDAAAGVGAVISNANPPIVHAVGLGNVNGVALGFSDAAPNQASNAGAAVDGKTYAIKGTATGTDMTNPEQPQTVTKPFEMDLTCP; this is translated from the coding sequence GTGAAACGTGGGATCGTGATCGGCGCGGCCGGCGTGGCCATGGTGGTCGCAAGCTGTGTCGGCTGTTCGAGCAACAAGTCCAACACCGGCGCATCGGGCACGGCGACAGCGCCGGCCGGCCCGCAGGTCATCGTGGACGGCCAGAAGCAGAACGTCACTGGCCAGGTCACGTGCACGCCGGCCGGTGACAACATCAACATCGGCATCGGTGATGCCGCCGCCGGCGTTGGAGCGGTGATCAGCAACGCCAACCCACCCATCGTCCATGCGGTCGGGCTGGGCAACGTCAACGGCGTCGCGCTCGGTTTCTCCGACGCCGCGCCGAATCAGGCCAGTAACGCCGGAGCCGCCGTGGACGGCAAGACCTACGCCATCAAGGGCACGGCGACCGGGACGGACATGACCAACCCGGAGCAGCCGCAGACGGTAACCAAGCCATTCGAGATGGACCTGACCTGCCCGTAA
- a CDS encoding enoyl-CoA hydratase, with protein sequence MERRFVRVSRDGGLATIELINSKPLNILGSGAIEELTQAFRAISHESDARVVVLRGAGEKAFIGGADINEMVALDRSTGEIFIRRLAGLCESIRECPVPVIARLAGWCLGGGLEVAICCDLRIAESGARFGMPEVAVGIPSVIHSALLPALIGASHSAWLLLTGETIDARTAAGWGLVHEVVATDQLDHRIAELTTKLGGFGTNAVRQQKRLLNKWFDMTVHGAIEDSVEQFGLAFLTGEPQQHMRAFLARRRDQR encoded by the coding sequence TTGGAAAGACGATTCGTCAGGGTCAGCCGCGATGGCGGGCTGGCCACCATCGAGTTGATCAACTCCAAACCGCTCAACATCTTGGGCAGCGGGGCCATCGAGGAACTGACGCAGGCCTTCCGCGCGATTAGCCACGAGAGCGACGCCAGGGTCGTGGTGCTGCGCGGAGCGGGGGAGAAGGCATTCATCGGCGGCGCCGACATCAACGAGATGGTCGCGCTGGATCGGTCCACCGGCGAGATTTTCATCCGCCGGCTGGCCGGCTTATGCGAATCGATTCGCGAATGTCCGGTTCCTGTCATCGCCCGTCTCGCGGGTTGGTGCCTCGGCGGCGGACTGGAAGTCGCAATCTGCTGCGATCTGCGAATCGCGGAGTCAGGGGCCAGATTTGGCATGCCGGAAGTGGCCGTCGGCATCCCATCGGTAATTCATTCGGCGTTGTTGCCCGCACTGATCGGGGCCTCGCACTCGGCCTGGCTATTGCTGACCGGCGAAACGATCGACGCCCGGACGGCTGCCGGCTGGGGCCTCGTTCACGAGGTTGTCGCCACCGACCAACTGGACCATCGCATCGCCGAGCTCACGACGAAACTCGGTGGATTCGGCACGAATGCGGTTCGACAACAAAAGCGCCTTCTCAACAAATGGTTCGACATGACCGTTCATGGGGCGATCGAAGACAGCGTCGAGCAATTCGGTTTGGCGTTCCTCACTGGGGAGCCGCAACAGCACATGCGGGCGTTCCTCGCCCGCAGGCGCGACCAGCGCTAG
- a CDS encoding SDR family oxidoreductase yields MQLSFEDRTYLITGGGSGIGKGVAAGLVVAGASVMIVGRNADRLAGAVEEVRALADSAGNGGAIRYEPADVTNEDEVTRAVDAATAWHGKLDGAVHCAGGSLTVGPITHTDSEAWRNTVDLNINGTMYVLKHVGRELVRGGGGSFVGISSIAASNTHRWFGPYGVTKSAIDHMMMLAADELGPSWVRVNSVRPGLIRTDLVDASVIQSPEISADYALCTPLPRVGEVEDVANLAMFLLSDAAQWITGQCINVDGGHILRRGPDYSSMMVQMFGADALRGVVAKP; encoded by the coding sequence GTGCAGCTATCTTTCGAAGACCGGACGTATTTGATCACCGGTGGCGGCAGTGGAATCGGCAAGGGCGTGGCCGCGGGGCTGGTTGTGGCCGGGGCCTCGGTCATGATCGTCGGGCGCAACGCCGACCGCCTGGCGGGCGCCGTCGAGGAGGTCCGGGCGCTCGCCGACAGCGCCGGTAACGGCGGCGCGATCCGCTACGAGCCCGCCGACGTCACCAATGAGGACGAGGTCACCCGTGCTGTCGACGCCGCAACGGCGTGGCACGGCAAGCTGGATGGTGCGGTGCACTGCGCGGGCGGCTCGCTGACCGTCGGACCGATCACCCACACCGACTCGGAGGCGTGGCGAAACACCGTCGACCTCAACATCAACGGCACCATGTACGTGCTCAAGCACGTCGGGCGTGAACTGGTGCGCGGCGGTGGCGGCTCGTTCGTGGGGATCTCCTCGATCGCGGCCAGCAACACGCACCGCTGGTTCGGGCCCTACGGCGTCACCAAATCGGCCATCGATCACATGATGATGCTGGCCGCCGACGAACTCGGGCCGTCGTGGGTGCGGGTCAACAGCGTCCGACCGGGGCTGATTCGCACCGATCTTGTTGATGCAAGCGTCATTCAGTCGCCGGAGATCAGCGCCGACTACGCTCTCTGCACCCCGCTGCCGCGTGTGGGTGAGGTCGAGGACGTCGCCAACCTGGCCATGTTCCTGCTCAGTGACGCGGCGCAGTGGATTACCGGGCAGTGCATCAACGTCGACGGCGGTCACATCCTGCGCCGGGGCCCGGACTACTCATCCATGATGGTGCAGATGTTCGGCGCCGACGCGCTGCGCGGAGTGGTCGCCAAACCATGA
- a CDS encoding SDR family NAD(P)-dependent oxidoreductase, which yields MKRLDGQRILVTGGASGIGRATALRLLGEGASVVAADISADGLSATQARAEEEATAQRLTTTPIDVGSEDSVIDGVSSAVEKLGGLDSLVNAAGILRAWHTHQTSLDQWNQIINVNLTGTFLVVREALPALLANPRSAIVNFSSTSASFAHPYMAAYAASKGGIQAFTHSLALEYAKDGLRAACVAPGSIKSGITDATGGYIPKDADWSLFPRLMPILPTTTESSGAGMAEPNAVAGVIAMLVSDDGAWITGTEIRMDGGTHA from the coding sequence ATGAAAAGACTTGACGGCCAGCGGATCCTGGTGACGGGCGGCGCTTCGGGGATCGGCCGGGCGACCGCGTTGCGGTTGCTGGGCGAAGGCGCCAGCGTGGTGGCCGCCGATATCTCGGCCGATGGTCTGAGCGCCACCCAGGCCCGTGCCGAGGAGGAAGCGACGGCGCAGCGGCTCACCACGACGCCGATCGACGTCGGCAGCGAGGATTCGGTGATCGACGGTGTCAGTTCGGCCGTCGAGAAGCTCGGTGGCCTGGATTCGCTGGTCAACGCGGCCGGGATTTTGCGTGCCTGGCATACCCACCAAACCAGCCTCGACCAGTGGAATCAGATCATCAACGTCAACCTGACCGGTACTTTTCTGGTAGTACGGGAAGCGCTGCCGGCGCTGCTGGCGAATCCGCGCAGCGCGATCGTGAACTTCAGCTCGACGTCGGCGTCGTTTGCCCACCCGTACATGGCCGCCTACGCCGCGAGCAAGGGTGGAATCCAGGCGTTCACCCACTCCTTGGCGCTGGAATATGCCAAGGACGGTCTGCGCGCGGCGTGCGTCGCACCGGGCAGCATCAAGTCCGGGATCACCGATGCCACCGGCGGATACATCCCGAAAGACGCGGACTGGTCGCTGTTTCCGCGGCTGATGCCGATCCTGCCCACCACAACGGAATCCAGCGGGGCGGGGATGGCCGAACCCAATGCGGTCGCCGGTGTGATCGCCATGCTGGTGTCCGACGACGGCGCCTGGATCACCGGCACCGAAATTCGGATGGACGGCGGCACGCACGCCTGA
- a CDS encoding TDT family transporter: MTRATSDNPRPSRTRVEVLGNVGPNWFASVMGTGIVAIGGATLPLHVVGLRAFAGVVWVIAAVLLAVLIVLVGGHWLLHPTVARGHARNPQMAHFYGAAPMALMTVGGGAIVVGRDLIGERIAVDLDWVLWTAGTLGGVFTAVTIPFLMFTQHDVEPDAAFGGWLMPVVPPMVTAATGALLLPHIAAGSGRQTMLYGCYAMFGLSLLASLNIVAMIWSRLVLYGTSGTARVPTLWIVLGPLGQSITAAGLLGTAALHGSIDHDVAEDMNAFAILYGVPVWGFAVLWIALAAALTVRTLRHGMPFALTWWSLTFPVGTFVTGTSQLAVHTHLPAFRVAAAIAYAGLLFTWLLVAVRTTRGSLGGSLLNLPPSSAPIKASKGHVS; this comes from the coding sequence ATGACGCGTGCAACCTCCGACAACCCGCGGCCGTCGCGCACTCGGGTCGAGGTGCTCGGCAACGTCGGGCCCAACTGGTTTGCGTCGGTAATGGGAACGGGAATCGTTGCTATCGGCGGGGCCACCTTGCCGTTGCACGTGGTGGGGTTGCGCGCTTTTGCGGGAGTGGTGTGGGTGATCGCCGCCGTGCTGTTGGCGGTCCTGATCGTACTGGTTGGCGGTCACTGGCTACTCCACCCGACGGTGGCGCGCGGGCATGCACGCAATCCACAGATGGCCCATTTCTACGGGGCCGCGCCGATGGCGCTGATGACCGTCGGCGGCGGAGCCATAGTGGTTGGCAGGGATCTGATCGGCGAGCGTATTGCCGTCGACCTGGACTGGGTGCTGTGGACCGCGGGGACCCTCGGCGGGGTGTTCACCGCGGTCACCATTCCGTTTCTGATGTTCACCCAGCACGACGTCGAACCCGACGCGGCCTTCGGCGGCTGGCTGATGCCCGTCGTTCCGCCGATGGTGACCGCGGCGACGGGGGCGCTGCTGCTGCCGCACATCGCCGCGGGCTCCGGCCGTCAGACCATGCTTTACGGCTGCTATGCGATGTTCGGGTTGTCGTTGCTGGCCTCGTTGAACATCGTCGCGATGATCTGGAGCCGACTGGTGCTGTACGGCACCTCGGGCACCGCACGGGTGCCGACGCTGTGGATCGTGTTGGGTCCGCTTGGCCAATCGATCACGGCCGCAGGACTTCTCGGGACGGCAGCGTTGCACGGGTCCATCGACCATGACGTGGCCGAGGACATGAATGCGTTCGCCATTCTGTACGGAGTTCCGGTGTGGGGCTTCGCCGTGTTGTGGATCGCGCTGGCCGCCGCGCTCACCGTGCGTACGTTGCGACATGGGATGCCGTTCGCCTTGACGTGGTGGAGCCTGACGTTCCCGGTCGGCACCTTCGTGACCGGCACTTCGCAACTTGCCGTCCACACCCACCTGCCCGCTTTCAGGGTGGCCGCGGCCATCGCCTACGCCGGCCTGCTGTTCACCTGGTTATTGGTGGCCGTCCGCACCACGCGGGGCAGCCTGGGAGGCAGTCTGCTCAACCTGCCGCCCAGCAGCGCACCGATCAAGGCCAGCAAGGGGCACGTATCCTGA